Proteins encoded by one window of Acetivibrio thermocellus ATCC 27405:
- a CDS encoding metalloprotease family protein: protein MLIIPGIVISVFTFPGVIMHEMAHQLFCRLLKVPVFDVRYFQFKNPSGYVIHEIPKKPWQNILIGIGPFILNTVVGALIGSAASIPVFKFNSPDFFDIILIWLGISIAMHSFPSVGYVANIWKSVKHPDTPILVKILATPLVGLIYLCAIGSVVWLDFLYGMAVALLIPNILVSLIA from the coding sequence ATGCTGATAATACCAGGTATTGTTATATCAGTTTTCACTTTTCCGGGGGTAATAATGCATGAAATGGCACATCAGTTGTTCTGCCGTCTTTTGAAAGTTCCAGTTTTTGATGTGCGTTATTTTCAATTTAAAAACCCCAGCGGATATGTTATACATGAGATACCAAAAAAGCCCTGGCAAAACATCCTTATAGGCATAGGACCGTTTATTCTGAACACCGTTGTCGGTGCCCTTATCGGTTCAGCCGCTTCCATACCTGTTTTCAAATTTAACAGTCCTGATTTTTTTGACATAATATTAATCTGGCTGGGAATATCCATAGCAATGCATTCTTTCCCCAGCGTGGGGTATGTCGCCAACATATGGAAATCAGTAAAGCATCCGGATACGCCCATTCTTGTAAAAATTCTTGCCACCCCTTTGGTGGGGTTGATTTACCTGTGTGCCATAGGCTCAGTGGTATGGCTGGATTTTCTATACGGTATGGCGGTGGCGTTGCTTATCCCAAATATTTTGGTTTCGCTTATTGCCTGA
- a CDS encoding tetratricopeptide repeat protein, protein MEQNFESQDYNPGTQEHEAKRMCQNCLSPDIEEGYNVDLCADCRKKLSKRSFPLWVIIFSLIILAATVFSLVRLPSVVSTAVAFSRGEKAAKEKNYITAANEYKKVAEKYSNSTQILAKLFLAQYYNLQIDEAYDTFTIISGREEEDTELVEKVNEIFTKIKTCYYPQSNSFYTLLLEYYDDTKTLVEAVSEYLSIYPDDVCATYYLADKKVELKEYDEAEKLANDILAKYEDFYFAHLLLAEIYCEKGDYNKSVEHCNRVLADNRQNTAALGNLVRAELKLGDVKKGLELAIQTYNLDKTNPLSIANMALAYHYNNMPKERDEMFEALKNGAYKDNYTINLLTSIFNGELEWRKQVSKEN, encoded by the coding sequence ATGGAACAAAATTTTGAAAGCCAGGATTACAACCCAGGCACACAGGAACACGAGGCAAAGAGGATGTGCCAAAACTGTTTGAGCCCCGATATAGAAGAAGGTTACAACGTTGATTTGTGCGCAGACTGCAGAAAAAAACTTTCAAAACGTTCTTTTCCTTTATGGGTAATAATTTTTTCTTTAATCATACTTGCGGCAACCGTCTTCTCTCTTGTAAGACTTCCTTCTGTTGTAAGCACAGCCGTAGCTTTCAGCAGAGGTGAAAAAGCTGCAAAAGAAAAAAATTACATTACTGCGGCCAATGAATATAAAAAAGTGGCAGAAAAATATTCTAATTCTACGCAGATTCTGGCAAAACTGTTTCTTGCCCAGTATTACAATTTGCAGATTGACGAGGCCTATGACACCTTTACGATTATATCGGGAAGGGAAGAAGAAGATACAGAACTGGTAGAGAAAGTAAATGAAATATTTACTAAAATCAAGACTTGTTACTATCCTCAAAGCAACAGTTTCTACACTTTGCTGTTGGAATATTACGACGACACCAAAACACTGGTAGAGGCAGTTTCCGAATATTTAAGCATTTATCCCGATGATGTTTGCGCAACCTATTACCTTGCAGACAAAAAAGTTGAACTTAAAGAGTATGATGAAGCTGAAAAGCTTGCAAATGACATTCTTGCAAAATATGAAGATTTCTATTTCGCTCACCTTCTTCTTGCTGAAATATACTGTGAAAAGGGAGACTATAACAAATCTGTGGAACACTGCAACAGAGTTTTGGCTGACAACCGGCAAAACACTGCCGCTTTGGGAAATCTTGTAAGAGCCGAACTCAAACTTGGAGATGTCAAGAAAGGGTTGGAACTTGCAATCCAAACATACAATCTTGACAAAACGAATCCCCTTTCGATAGCCAACATGGCTCTGGCATACCACTACAACAACATGCCCAAAGAAAGGGATGAGATGTTTGAAGCTTTAAAAAACGGTGCATATAAAGATAATTACACGATTAACTTGCTCACTTCCATATTCAACGGTGAATTGGAATGGAGAAAACAGGTTTCAAAGGAGAATTGA